The genomic region ATTATCCCCGCAGGATGAACGCCTCCGGCAATCGATTTTCACCCTCTTGTGAAAATCGATTGTTGGGGTTACCGATATGTCTTAAACGGAAGAAAATAAGCTGAAAACCTGCAATAATTTATAAACATTATCAGGGAGCTCGATTTTTGCCTAACACTGTGAGTTCCGTGATACCGGCGTATGATTTATAGACATTGTATATGAAAAGCGATAAAATACCGGCCATTAGGATAGCGGTGTTCTATACGGGTTTTATAATCCTATTTTTATAGATAATATACTATCTATTATACCGGTCTATCCTAATAGAGGAGTTTTTATGAAGGTTGTTATTGCCGGCTCAGGTGCTATGGGCTGCAGTTTCGGTTTTATGCTGCAAAAAAGCGGTAATGATGTAACACTGCTGGACGGTTGGCAGGATAATATCGATGCAATTAGGAAAAACGGTTTGCACTTGCAAGACGGTACTGCGGAACTATCGACAAAGATCGATGTTTATAAGCCGGAAGAGTTTAAGGGCACTGCCGATTTTGTTATCGTGTTTACAAAATCGATGCAGTTGGAACATATGCTGAGTAGTATTAAACATGTTCTGAGGGATGATACAAAAATCCTCTGTCTTTTTGAATGGCCTCGGGCATACTGAAACACTGAAAAAGTTTATCGCGCCTAAAAATATTTTTATGGGTGTTACCGTAGTAACTGCCGGTATGAAGGGGCCGGGCAGTGCAGTGTTGTCAAGCCATGGAAAAACAGAAATTCAGAATATTGTACCGGAAGGCAAAGCCGGTGCGGAGGCCATTGTAGAAGCGCTCAATAAAGCAACAATGCCTGCCGTTTATTCCGACAATATTTTATGGTCTATTTGGCGGA from Treponema vincentii harbors:
- a CDS encoding 2-dehydropantoate 2-reductase N-terminal domain-containing protein, producing the protein MKVVIAGSGAMGCSFGFMLQKSGNDVTLLDGWQDNIDAIRKNGLHLQDGTAELSTKIDVYKPEEFKGTADFVIVFTKSMQLEHMLSSIKHVLRDDTKILCLFEWPRAY